gacgtcaacagactctttaggagacagaatcccaggaaagctgctggaccggatgctgtctccccatccagcttgaagcactgcgctgaccagctgtctccagtatTCACAGagatttttaacacctcactggagacatgtcacgtgccagcctgcttcaagacctcaaccataatccctgtccccaagaagccaaggaccacaggacttaatgacttcagacccgtcgcccttacctctgtggttatgaagtcctttgagcaccttgtgctttcacacctcaaagccatcaccgaccccctcctggaccccctgcagtttgccttcaggtctgtagacgatgcagtcaacctggccctacactacatcctccggcacatGGACTctgcaggaacctacgccaggatcctgtttgtggacttcagctctgccttcaacaccatcatcccggctctgcttcaggagaagctctcccagcttggtgtgcctgactccacctgcaggtggatcactgacttcctgtctgacaggaagcagcatgttaagctggggaaacacatctccgactcacagaccatcagcaccggatcgccccagggctgcgttctttctcctctgctcttcgctctgtacaccaacagctgcacctccagtcaccagtccatcaagcttctgaagtttgcggacgacacctccctcatcggactcatctctgatggagacgagtccgcctacaggtgggaggctgaccacctggtgacctggtgcaagcaaaacaacctagagctcaacgctctaaagacagtggagatggttgtggacttcagaaagaacccagccccacctgcccccatcaccctctgtggctccacaattgacactgtggagtctttccgcttcctgggaactaccatctcccaggacctcaagtgggagctgaatatcagctccctcgtcaagaaagcacaacagaggatgtacttcctgcggcagctgaagaaattcaacctgccaaagacaatgatggtgcacttctacacagccatcattgatcacatcctccatcaccatctggtacgctgctgccactgccaaggacaagggcaggctgcagcgtgtcattcggtcagctgagaaggtgattggctgcaatctgccgccgctccaggacctatatgccaccaggactctgaagcgtgctggaaagattgtggctgacccctcccaccccggacacaagctctttgagccactcccctctggcaggagtctgaggtccatcaggaccaaaacctcacgccacataaacagtttttcccctccgccactagccttattaacaaggcccggaatccatcctgactctctccacaccccacctctcatgccactgtacctactctgctgtagcattcctttttactactgtttaacttattttactatttatttaaatttattttatcgttattaatacatactgtgtgtatatgttctCAGTCTAGAGTACAGGTACATCACTACTAATCTCAGTCTAGAGTACATGTACGACACTACTAATCTCATCCTAGAGTACAGGTACATCACTACTAATCTCAGTCTAGAGTACAGGTACATCACTACTAATCTCAGTCTAGAGTACAGGTACATCACTACTAATCTCAGTCTAGAGTACAGGTACATCACTACTAATCTCAGTCTCGAGTACAGGTACGACACTACTAATCTCATCCTAGAGTACAGGTACATCACTACTAATCTCAGTATAGAGTACAGGTACATCACTACTAATCTCATCCTAGAGTACAGGTACATCACTACTAATCTAAGTCTAGAGTACAGGTACATCACTACTAATCTCAGTCTAGAGTACAGGTACATCACTACGAATCTCATCCTAGAGTACAGGTACATCACTACTAATCTCAGTCTAGAGTACAGGTACAACACTAGTAATCGTTTCtctctccacctgtctgtctctccacctgtctctctgtctgtctgtccgtcagAGTCAGTGGACGGAGCCAACAGTCCAGGAAGTCGTTCTCCGGCTAGTCGATCTTCCACTCCAAACAGAGACGTCAagaaggtctgtctgtctgtgtgtctgtatttctgtgtgtcagtttgtctgtctgtctgcctgtttgtctctctggtCTACAGACTTTGTGAATCTTTTACAACAGAGATCAATAAATGATCTGGTTGACAGAAGTCAAACTGTTTGTGATTGATCCTGCAGGTGGCGGTGGTCCGGACCCCCCCCAGGTCTCCCGGGGCTTCCCGCGGACGGACACCCCCCCTTCCCTCCCATCCCATGCCTGACCTCAGCAACGTCAGGTCAAAGGTCGGATCCACAGAGAacctcaaacacacacctgGAGGGGgcaaggtaacacacacagacacacacacacacacacacacacacacacacacacacacagcgaacacagactcacacagacacaaacatacacacacacacacacacacacacacacacacacacacacaaacacacagacacacacacacacacacacacacacacacacacaaacagacacatacacacacacacacacacacacacacacacacacacagacacacacacacacacacagacaaccacgcacagacacatacacacaaaaagacagcaTTCACAGGGAACATTTCTGCAGTTTCAATATTATCTAATaagtcagaaaattgtgaaaaatgtgtgtttgtgtctctgtctgtaggTTCAGATTGTTAATAAGAAGATGAATCTGACAAGTGTCGCATCAAAGTGTGGCTCCAAAGACAACATCAACCACAAACCAGGtaacatgcacactcacacacacacacacacacacacacacacacacacacacacacacacacacatatacacacacacacacacacacacacacacacacacacacaggcacgcacgcaaacacacacacagagacacgcatgaaaacacacacacgcacacacgcacacacacacacacacacgcacacgcacacacacacacacacacacacacacacatacacacacacaggcacgcacgcaaACAGAGATACAggcacccacaaacacacaggcacacacacacagacagagacacacacacacagagacacacgcacgcacacacacagacacacacacacacacacacacacacacacacacacacacacagacaaacacacactcagtaTTTTAAAGTAAGTTTTTATATTGTGTGGTtagggtttattttgtgtattataaatacagtatatacagtatattatacatatgttttgtgtgtacaATAGATTCTGtctaatattataataataaggtccacctgtgtgtctgtgtcaggtGGAGGGAAGGTGGAGATTAAATCAGAGAAGGTGGATTTTAAAACTGTTCAATCTAAAGTTGGTTCTCTGGAGAATGTCACCCATGTGccaggaggagggaagaagaagGTACACGCCAGAACACGCTAACAACACGCTAACATCATGCTAATACATAAACACAGGAAATAATCATCCAGACATAACATGTAACAGTTCACAGGTTAGGAAACACTTTGCAGAAGATAGTAGGTCTGTTGAAACAAATACCGAAAGtcgaagaagaaagaagaaacacaAGGTATTGTGAGGTCTAAACTAACGTTAGGTTCTGAgaaacgttagtacaacattacacagCTAAAGTTACGTAATgagtaatgttagtacaacatcacggagctaacgttacgtaccgagtaacgttagtacagcatcacggagctaacgttatgtacaAAGTAAAGTTagtacatcacggagctaacgttaacgtaccgagtaacgtcaGTACAACATCACAGAGCTAACTTTATGTACCGAGTAATGTTAGtactggttttagaacgtaagagatgtctcctgtttcaacagctaatagagaagtcagctggtggagtctccagaggctggtattagaacgtaagagacagctcctgtttcaacagctaatagagaagtcagctggtcgagtctccagaggctggtattagaacgtaagagacatctcctgtttcaacagccaatagagaagtcagctggttgagtctccagaggctggttttagaatgtAAGAGACGTCGCCTGTTTCAACAGctaatagagaagtcagctggtggagtctccagaggctggtctTAGAActtaagagacgtctcctgtttcaacagccaatggagaactcagctggtcgagtctccagaggctggttttagaacgtaagagacgtctcctgtttcaacagctaatagagaagtcagctggtcgagtctccagaggctggagagagatagagagaaactGAAGAGAGAGCGCCCAgtggcgttagaacaaagccgtgaatTAGAGAAATAAAGGTGTTTTTGCCGactcatcactagaaatgtaactgtagcaagcatcttagtatcactaacgttatccaccttcatatttagacaaaacaaatgatatatttagctacaaaaagcctggaagtcggaagttagaatGGAACTACAAAGAGTcgttatggagatgatacaccgtctcgtgTCGCCTCATTGTTGTGAACCggcaggtttcagaacgctgcagacagACTCGTTGCAAGAAGTTCCAATTTTCAACTcgtctttggtctgaacttggttttatatatatttatatatgtagtATAATATGCAGTTTTGTATAAATGATACATGTTACCAATAATGTAGTTTAATAAGTTAGATTGTGTTTATGTTGACAGATTGAGAGTCAGAAACTGAGCTTCAGAGAGAGCGCCAAGGCTCGGACGGACCACGGGGCTGACATCATTGTCCAGCCTGACTCCGCCCCCTCCAGCGAAACCTTCTCCCCTGGAGGCCTAAATGCTGCTGAAGCCCCGCCCCTCCACACGCTGGCCGACCAGGTGAGGcattaggctcgttcgagatgagccaggtctgcacAGAATCAATCACAGGTGATCGCCgtccaatgcatgccggttagatttgtgtccgacatGATCCTGACTTGCTCTGACGCCATGCACACGTGGACAACGGTAACCTCACGAGATCGAGGGAGCCGCAGGTTTGAGAGCAGGCAGCGCAGTTacttttcaccgactgcaagacccaggcggacccagggcatgctgggaaacgcctgcctctcagctgatctaacagctgattggttcagaatcgactcaacatgatgacgttttatacaaacttttaatagtttttgaattggagggactttaactgctatttgtctgatttaaaggcttattctgtacagaacacaagttgtgtggctgatagttacgtttacaagtcagagagactaaatctgttcagattacagataatctacagtctgttgttaattaaaatcaccAACAGAttgcatgtagagcattttgagagctactctgtcataaataaaacaactggagactgtgtaggagctgatatatgggtctgataacattttattaaatcggaatcagacgtgatgtgtttgtatgtatgtgtgtatgtttttacgCTTTTTTCGACGCTCTCGTCCATTTTTTTTATGCTTAATTTTTCTACCCATAGATGCATATCTACGTAGATACCACATAGAGATAAGAAGGGGCTAAGCTAGACTAATGTAGTGTGTACCAGCCAAGGTTATAATCTTTAACGAAAACGAACTGTGtgactataataaccttggtgcCAGCGAGGTGACGTATATTGTGTGAGAAGAGAGATGTAGTTTCACACTAAATTAAGAAGTACTacgacaaactgagactttcttcacttGATTAATTATCTTTTTAACTGACAAACATCAGATATGTAAATCATGGCTCAATTGAAACAGGATCTTAACATAATTCgacttttacattacattacatgtcatttagctgatgcttagatccaaagcgacttacaattgctatatatgtcagaggccacacacctctggagcaactaggggttaggtgtcttgctcagggacacatttgttgatgtatcacagtgggaattgaacccagatctccctctcccctctttaTACTCAAACCTTCATATTTTAAAGATTTTGTTCCTTCAGTGTCTCAGACGCCGGTGCTCGGGGACATAGTGTCCTTTAATGAACCGCCTCTTCTTCCTGTCAGGTGTCCGCCTCCCTCGCCAAACAAGGCCTGTGATTGGATGGCCCCGAGCCTGCagagccccccccctcccattaCCAAGGAAACTGCCtgatggaagaaagaaaaaagataattttgtcTTTTTCCTCATGACCTTCATCTGACATCACACGCACGATTGGAGAGATTTTACTAAGTTAcagtcagccaatcacagcacatccacagccaatcacagcacagcGTGTCCACAGCCTATCACAGCGCAGCGTGTCCACAGCCAATCACAACGCAGTCAGGTGGGAGGAACCAGTTCTGTGTAGTTGAAACTAAACGTTACAAACCGTTAATTTAAACTGGAACAGAGATGTGTTGAACACGTGTCTTTTTTTCACCacaagtttacagacacgtcccttctgattggctaacatctCTGACACGCCCACCAAAGCAGAGAGGGCTGCATcatattggaaaaaactgacattgcAATGATTGTTCTGCTTTTTGTTGGGGAGTTCATATAATACTATTAATCCAGGCTAAAGTCAATGATATTAATAATTTATACATGTTGCTTCCtcaggttgtggtcgactagcgggaccagctttgtttgtttgataaattgatcaccattgattgtgattggtggttggctgtgcatgcagagcctgcatgtcacgCACTAGCAACAAACTGTGTGTATCCAAGAACACTTAAATCAGTGTGAATATGTTATATCAGACAGGAGATATTGTGATGatgttgcattaatcaggtgatttagtttgGGTTTGCAGTGAACATAAGCATGGACTACTGTAGGTTCACTACCTATGGAGAAGCATGTGTTTCACTGTGTTATGGGACTTTTGTACACACAGAGAGCCTCACTTTCCATAACAAACCCCATCGGACTAACGTTAC
This window of the Sander lucioperca isolate FBNREF2018 chromosome 21, SLUC_FBN_1.2, whole genome shotgun sequence genome carries:
- the maptb gene encoding microtubule-associated protein tau isoform X3; translated protein: MATAASSPSMHQQQRAAAVDEQQQQRGAERKRDRRMMDGHSAPLGGEQCMLGEKAAVKETAEEHLKASKSAGGARAAKMISAKSTESVDGANSPGSRSPASRSSTPNRDVKKVAVVRTPPRSPGASRGRTPPLPSHPMPDLSNVRSKVGSTENLKHTPGGGKVQIVNKKMNLTSVASKCGSKDNINHKPGGGKVEIKSEKVDFKTVQSKVGSLENVTHVPGGGKKKIESQKLSFRESAKARTDHGADIIVQPDSAPSSETFSPGGLNAAEAPPLHTLADQVSASLAKQGL